Within the Amycolatopsis sp. 195334CR genome, the region CCCGGTGACCACCGCGCCGACCTGCTCCAGCAGGCCGCACGCCGCCGCGACGGTGCCGCCGGTGGCGAGCACGTCGTCGATCACCGCGACGTGTTGACCTGGTTGGACCACGCCCGCCGGCAGCTCGAGGGTGGCCGTGCCGTACTCCAGCTCGTAGTCCGCGGTGGCCGCGACCTGCGGCAGTTTGCCCGGTTTGCGCACCATGACCACGCCCAGCCCGCTGATCTGGCCGAGCGCGGCGGCCAGCAGGAAGCCGCGCGCCTCCACCGCCGCCAGCAGCTCCACGTCCTGGTCGAGCGTGCCGGCCAGCGCGCTGGTCACCGTGGCGAACCCGTCCGCCGAGGCGAACAGCGGCGCGAAGTCCCGGAACAGGATCCCCGGCTTCGGGAAGTCCGGGACCTCGGCGATCAGCCCGAGCGCCTTGTCCAACTCCATGCTCTGCCCCTTTTACCGAAGCAGGGCACCACCCGCGGTGACCGCGGACGGTGCCCTGCTGCTGTCGAGATGCCTCAGCGCTTGCGCTTGCCCGACGGCTGCTGCTTGCCGGACGGGCGGCCACGCCGCGGCGTGGCCTTCTGGTGCCGCGCGGGCACGCTGGCCGCGGCCGCGTACGCGCGCTCCTTGCGCAGCTCGGCGTTGAGCTGGTCGTCGTCGCTCGCGTCGAACTCGTCGTCGTCCGGCGCGGCCTCGCGCTCGGCGGCCTTGCGGGCCAGGTTCTCCCGCCGGGCCTTGACCCGCTGCGCCTGCTGCTTGAACTTCGGGTCGCGCATCTTGAAGTCGACCAGCAGCGGGGTGGCCAGCGCGACCGAGGACAGCACGCCGGCCAGCATGCCGGTCAGCTGCACCAGCGCCAGGTCCTGCAGCGTGCCGGAGCCGAGCAGGATGTAGCCGATGATCAGCAGGCCGAGCACCGGCAGCAGGGCGATCACCGCGGTGTTGATCGAGCGCATCAGCGTCTGGTTCAGCGCCAGGTTGGCCGCCTCGCCGTAGGTGCGCCTGGTCAGCCCCAGCAGGCCGCGGGTGTTCTCCTTGACCTTGTCGAACACCACCACGGTGTCGTACAGGGAGAACCCGAGAATGGTCAGCAGGCCGATCACCGTGGCCGGGGTGACCTCGAAGCCGACCAGCGAGTAGATGCCCGCGGTCACCACGATGTCGTGGATCAGCGAGATCAGCGCCGCGACCGCCATCCAGCGTTCGAAGTAGATCGCCAGGAAGATGGTCACCAGCACCAGGAAGACCGCGAGCGCGATGAGCGCCTTCTCCGAGATCTCCCCGCCCCACGACGCGCTGACCGCGCTGTCGCTGATGGTCTGCTGGCTGGGCTGGCCGTTCGCGCCGAGCGGCTGGAAGGCGTTGAACAGCGCCTCCTTCACCTTGGCGACCTGACCGGCGTCCAGCGTGTCGGACCGGATCTGCACGGTCTGCGCCGCGCCGGTGCCGACCTTCTGCGCTTCGGCGGCCGGCTCACCGGCGGCCTCGGCGAAGACCTCCTTGGCGCGGTCCTCGTTCACCTCGCCGGTGGCCCCGGCGGCGGGCATCTGGATCTGGGTGCCGCCCTCGAAGTCGATGCCGAGGTTGAACCCCTTGATCCCGATGGAGCCCACGCAGACCAGCATCAGCAGGCCGAAGAACACGTACCAGTACTTGCGCGCGCCGACGATGTCGAACGCACCGGTGCCGACGTAGAGCCGGTGGAACACCGAGCCCTTCTTCTGCTTGGCGCCGGTGGTGGTGCCCTGGTCCTCGACGCCCACGTCAGGCCTCCTTCACGGTCGCGCCGGCGACCTTGGCTGTGCGGCGTTGTGAGCCGACTCGCTGCACCCCGCCGAGCCCGGAGATCTTCGGGCTCGACAGCGCCTTGGACTTCGACACCAGCGCCACCAGCGGGTGCGTCACCAGGAACACGACCACCAGGTCGAGCACGGTGGACATGCCCAGGGTGAAGGCGAACCCGCGCACCTCGCCGACGGCCAGCAGGTAGAGCACCGCGGCGGCGAGGAACATGACCGCGTCCGAGGCGAGGATCGTGCGCCGGCCGCGGACCCAGCCGCGCGGCACCGCCGAGCGGAACGAGCGGCCCTCGCGCATCTCGTCCTTCAACCGTTCGAAGAACACCACGAAGGAGTCCGCGGTGACACCGATGGCGATGATGAACCCGGCCACGCCCGCCAGGTCGAGGGTGAACCCGATCCACCGGCCGAGCAGGACCAGTACGCCGTAGACGATCACCGCGGACAACGCCAGCGACAGGATCGTCAGCACGCCGAGCAGGCGGTAGTAGAACAAGCAGTAGATGAACACCAGCGCCAGCCCGATGCCACCGGCGATCAGCCCGGCCTGCAGCGAGGCCAGCCCCAGCGTCGCGGACACCGTGGTGGCGTCGGAGGAGGCGAACGACAGCGGCAGCGAGCCGTACTTCAGCACGTCGGCCAGGTTCTTGGCCTCGGACTGGGTGAAGCCACCGGTGATCTGGGTGCGGCCGTCGAGGATCGGCACGGTGATGTTCGGCGCCGAGACCACCTGGGTGTCCAGCACGAACGCGGCCTGCTTGTTCACGTTGGCCGAGGTGAAGTCGCCCCAGACCTTGGTGCCGTCGGCCTTGAAGGTCAGGTCGACCACGTAGCCGCCGCGCTGGCTGTCGTACCCGGAGGCGGCGGTGTCGATCATCGTGCCGGGCAGGAACTCGGGCTCCAGCACGAACTTCTGGCTGCCGTCCTTGAGGCAGGCGACCAGCGGCAGGGTCGGGTCGTCGTTGCCGCGCAGCGGGTCGTTGGGCAGGCACTGGAACTGGGCCAGCGTCTCCTGCTGCAGCTGCTGCGCCGCGGCGGCCGCGGCCTGGTCGGCCGGGTTGGCGGGGACCAGCGCGGGGTTCTGCCGCACCGCCTTGGCGGCCTGGATCGCGGCGGCCTCGGCCTCCGGCGAACCGGGCGTGGGCGGCGCGGGCGGCTCCCCGCGAGGGCCGCGCCGGGCGCGGAACCGCCGGCGGGCGGCGCCGGGCTGACCGGCGGACGGGGTGCCGCTCGGCTGCTGGCCCTCGGCGGGCGGCTGCGAAGCCGGCGGCTGGGTCCCGGGCGGCGGCTGCTGCGGGGCCGGGGTGGCGGCCTGCACGTTGGCCACCTTGCGGAAGCCCAGCTTGGCCGTCTGACCCAGGTTCTTGGCCTGGTCGCCCTGCTCGCCCGGCACGGTGATGACGACGTTGTTGCCGTCGAGCACCACCTCGGTGCCGCTGACCCCGATCCCGTTGACGCGGGTCTCGATGATCGTCTTCGCCTGGTTGAGCGCTTCCTGCGACGGCTCGGCGCCGTCCAGCGTCCGGGCGGTCAGGGTCACCCGCGTGCCGCCCTGGAGATCGATGCCCAGCTTGGGGGTCGGCTTCCCGTCGCCGGTGAAGAACACCAGCGAGTACAGGCCGATGACGATCAGGACGAAGAACGCGAGATAGCGTCCCGGGCGGATCTGCCCGGCCGGTGGTGCCACGGTGCGTCGGTCTCCTCGAACTGGGGCCTTCCCGAATGGAACAGGGCCTGCCTGGCTGGAAAGTTGTCCGGGTAAGCCCGCGCGGACGCGGGCATACGCAGCACCGAGACACTACTCGGTGCTGCGTGAGCCCTGCGTTACCCCCTCATCGGCGCGTAGGCGCCGGGTCGCAGGGTGCTACTTCTTCCCGTGCTCGAGCGGCGGGGCGATCTGCGGCCCGGCCTTCTCGGCTTCCTTCTTCTCGTCCTCATCCGACTTCGCGGACTCTTCGATCCCGGTGGTCGACTCGATGATGGTGGCATCGGTCGCCGAGTCGGCGTCGTCGTCGGTGTCGTCTTCGACAACCGGCTCGACCTTCTCCCGGACGGCCTGGCGCAGCCAGGTGGTCACCACGCCGGGCGCGATCTCGAGATCGATCGTGGTGTCGCCGCTGGTGTCCGAGACCGTCGCGTAGAGACCGGAAGTGGTCATCACGCGGTCGCCCTCGGCCAGGTTGTTCTGCAGCTCCTGCTGACGCGCGACCGCTTGCTTCTGCTTGCGGCTCCCCAGGAACAGGGGGATCGCCACGACCAGCATGAGCAGCAGCGGCAGGAAAAGGCCTTCCATGACTCTCCATTCAGCGGGTGCGACAGCGGCGGACCGCCTGCCGATACGCCCGATTTGTTCTGGGTCTGCTTGTTCGAGTGTGCCAGGTACCACCCGCGGTGCCGTCAGCGGGTTTTCGCGCTCGACCCGCCGGCTACCCGAACAGACCAGGGTTTCCCTGGTCGAACCGTCCGGAATCCCAAGGCACCTCGGTCGGTGGCCGTAACCCGAGGTGTTCCCACGCCGCCGGGGTAGCGACCCGGCCACGGGGGGTTCGGGCGAGCATACCCGCGCGGACCAGGTAGGGCTCGCACACCTCTTCCACCGTGGTCGACTCCTCACCGACCGCCACCGCCAGCGTGGCCACCCCGACCGGGCCGCCGTGGAAGGACTTGACCAGCGCGGTCAGCACCGCGCGGTCGAGCCGGTCGAGCCCGAGTTCGTCCACGTCGTAGACCTCGAGCGCGGCACGGGCCACGTCCAGCGTGACGCGGCCGTCCGAGCGGACCTCGGCGTAGTCGCGGACCCGGCGGAGCAGCCGGTTCGCGATTCGAGGCGTGCCACGGGACCGGCCGGCGATCTCGGCCTCGCCGTCGGCGTCCAGCGTGATGCCGAGAATGGTGGCCGACCGCCGCAGCACCTGCGCGAGCTCGTCGGCGCTGTAGAACTCCATGTGCCCGGTGAAGCCGAAGCGGTCGCGCAGCGGCCCGGTCAGCGCGCCGGACCGGGTGGTGGCCCCGACCAGGGTGAACGGCGCGATCTCCAGCGGGATGCTGGTCGCGCCCGGCCCCTTGCCGACCACCACGTCCACCCGGAAGTCCTCCATCGCCAGGTAGAGCATCTCCTCCGCGGGCCGGGCGATGCGGTGGATCTCGTCGATGAACAGCACGTCGCCCTCGGTGAGGTTGGACAGCATCGCGGCCAGATCGCCGGCCCGCTCCAGCGCGGGACCCGAGGTGATCCGGATGGCGGCGTCCAGTTCGGCCGCG harbors:
- the ruvB gene encoding Holliday junction branch migration DNA helicase RuvB, translating into MTDQPDFAEADTLSAFAQNGDRDVETTLRPRKLADFVGQPRVREQLELVLESARRRGVPPDHVLLSGPPGLGKTSMSMIIAAELDAAIRITSGPALERAGDLAAMLSNLTEGDVLFIDEIHRIARPAEEMLYLAMEDFRVDVVVGKGPGATSIPLEIAPFTLVGATTRSGALTGPLRDRFGFTGHMEFYSADELAQVLRRSATILGITLDADGEAEIAGRSRGTPRIANRLLRRVRDYAEVRSDGRVTLDVARAALEVYDVDELGLDRLDRAVLTALVKSFHGGPVGVATLAVAVGEESTTVEEVCEPYLVRAGMLARTPRGRVATPAAWEHLGLRPPTEVPWDSGRFDQGNPGLFG
- a CDS encoding adenine phosphoribosyltransferase; the encoded protein is MELDKALGLIAEVPDFPKPGILFRDFAPLFASADGFATVTSALAGTLDQDVELLAAVEARGFLLAAALGQISGLGVVMVRKPGKLPQVAATADYELEYGTATLELPAGVVQPGQHVAVIDDVLATGGTVAAACGLLEQVGAVVTGVSVVTELAGLGGRAALAGRLVHTLHTC
- the secD gene encoding protein translocase subunit SecD, with amino-acid sequence MAPPAGQIRPGRYLAFFVLIVIGLYSLVFFTGDGKPTPKLGIDLQGGTRVTLTARTLDGAEPSQEALNQAKTIIETRVNGIGVSGTEVVLDGNNVVITVPGEQGDQAKNLGQTAKLGFRKVANVQAATPAPQQPPPGTQPPASQPPAEGQQPSGTPSAGQPGAARRRFRARRGPRGEPPAPPTPGSPEAEAAAIQAAKAVRQNPALVPANPADQAAAAAAQQLQQETLAQFQCLPNDPLRGNDDPTLPLVACLKDGSQKFVLEPEFLPGTMIDTAASGYDSQRGGYVVDLTFKADGTKVWGDFTSANVNKQAAFVLDTQVVSAPNITVPILDGRTQITGGFTQSEAKNLADVLKYGSLPLSFASSDATTVSATLGLASLQAGLIAGGIGLALVFIYCLFYYRLLGVLTILSLALSAVIVYGVLVLLGRWIGFTLDLAGVAGFIIAIGVTADSFVVFFERLKDEMREGRSFRSAVPRGWVRGRRTILASDAVMFLAAAVLYLLAVGEVRGFAFTLGMSTVLDLVVVFLVTHPLVALVSKSKALSSPKISGLGGVQRVGSQRRTAKVAGATVKEA
- the yajC gene encoding preprotein translocase subunit YajC — encoded protein: MEGLFLPLLLMLVVAIPLFLGSRKQKQAVARQQELQNNLAEGDRVMTTSGLYATVSDTSGDTTIDLEIAPGVVTTWLRQAVREKVEPVVEDDTDDDADSATDATIIESTTGIEESAKSDEDEKKEAEKAGPQIAPPLEHGKK
- the secF gene encoding protein translocase subunit SecF, which gives rise to MGVEDQGTTTGAKQKKGSVFHRLYVGTGAFDIVGARKYWYVFFGLLMLVCVGSIGIKGFNLGIDFEGGTQIQMPAAGATGEVNEDRAKEVFAEAAGEPAAEAQKVGTGAAQTVQIRSDTLDAGQVAKVKEALFNAFQPLGANGQPSQQTISDSAVSASWGGEISEKALIALAVFLVLVTIFLAIYFERWMAVAALISLIHDIVVTAGIYSLVGFEVTPATVIGLLTILGFSLYDTVVVFDKVKENTRGLLGLTRRTYGEAANLALNQTLMRSINTAVIALLPVLGLLIIGYILLGSGTLQDLALVQLTGMLAGVLSSVALATPLLVDFKMRDPKFKQQAQRVKARRENLARKAAEREAAPDDDEFDASDDDQLNAELRKERAYAAAASVPARHQKATPRRGRPSGKQQPSGKRKR